A window of the Zeugodacus cucurbitae isolate PBARC_wt_2022May chromosome 4, idZeuCucr1.2, whole genome shotgun sequence genome harbors these coding sequences:
- the LOC105210431 gene encoding pyrimidodiazepine synthase-like encodes MSGGKHLAKGSPKPELPDDGVLRLFSMRFCPYAHRAHLVLNAKNIPYHAIFINLTEKPEWLTEFSPLGKVPALQLPKEEGNPALIESLIVAEYLDEKYPELPLFPKDPLKKAQDKILIERFNSVVGALYKVFLGSSEAVPAALTDIANGLDIFEQELSERGTPYFGGDKPGMLDYMIWPWLERSQMLKYLLPEKYELDKERFGKLIAWRDLMVNDPAVKGHYLDGETHAKFMKARRENTHDYNMLVV; translated from the exons atGAGTGGCGGCAAACATTTAGCTAAAG GCTCACCCAAGCCCGAACTACCCGACGATGGCGTACTTCGCTTGTTTTCCATGCGTTTTTGTCCTTATGCTCATCGTGCGCATTTAGTACTAAATGCTAAAAACATACCATATCACGCAATATTTATTAATCTCACCGAGAAACCGGAATGGCTCACTGAATTCAGTCCATTGGGTAAAGTGCCGGCACTACAGCTACCCAAAGAAGAAGGCAATCCCGCGCTAATTGAGTCACTAATCGTTGCTGAATATCTTGATGAGAAATATCCCGAGCTACCACTTTTCCCCAAAGATCCACTAAAGAAAGCACAGGATAAGATACTCATTGAGAGATTCAACTCTGTAGTGGGTGCCTTGTACAAAGTGTTTCTTGGTAGCAGTGAAGCAGTACCCGCTGCACTAACTGACATAGCAAATGGTTTGGATATCTTTGAGCAAGAGTTAAGCGAGCGTGGTACACCATACTTTGGTGGCGATAAACCCGGCATGTTGGACTATATGATTTGGCCATGGTTGGAACGTTCGcaaatgttgaaatatttgctACCGGAGAAATATGAATTGGATAAAGAGCGCTTTGGCAAGCTT ATTGCATGGCGCGACTTGATGGTCAACGATCCCGCTGTAAAGGGTCATTATTTGGATGGTGAAACACATGCCAAGTTTATGAAAGCGCGCCGTGAAAATACGCACGATTATAATATGCTTGTTGTGTAA
- the Gsto1_3 gene encoding pyrimidodiazepine synthase: protein MSGGRHLAKGSQKPELPDDGILRLYSMRFCPYAHRAHLVLDAKNIPHHSIYINLTEKPEWLTDVSPLGKVPALQLPKEEGNPALIESLIIAEYLDEKYPEVPLFPKDPLKKAQDKILIERFNSVIGAMYKVFLGGNEAAPGALTEISKGLDVFEKELSSRGTPYFGGEKPGMLDYMIWPWCERSAMLKYLLPDKYELDKERFGKLIAWKDLMINDAAVKGFYLDGETHAKFMKARRENTHDYDMLVNDAKRQRTC from the exons ATGAGTGGCGGCAGACATTTAGCTAAAG GTTCACAAAAACCCGAACTACCAGACGATGGTATTTTGCGCTTATATTCCATGCGGTTTTGCCCATATGCTCATCGTGCTCACCTAGTACTTGACGCCAAAAATATACCACATCATAGCATTTATATTAATCTCACTGAGAAACCAGAATGGCTTACTGACGTCAGCCCACTGGGTAAAGTGCCGGCACTACAGCTACCCAAAGAAGAAGGCAATCCAGCACTAATTGAATCACTGATAATTGCTGAGTATCTTGATGAGAAATATCCCGAGGTACCACTCTTCCCCAAAGATCCACTCAAGAAAGCACAAGATAAGATACTTATTGAGAGATTCAACTCGGTGATTGGCGCAATGTACAAAGTATTCTTGGGTGGCAATGAAGCAGCACCTGGTGCGCTAACTGAGATCTCGAAAGGTTTAGATGTTTTCGAAAAAGAGTTGAGCTCGCGTGGTACACCATACTTTGGTGGCGAGAAACCCGGCATGTTGGACTACATGATTTGGCCATGGTGCGAGCGTTCGGCaatgttgaaatatttgctACCCGACAAATATGAATTGGATAAGGAACGTTTTGGCAAGTTG ATTGCATGGAAGGATTTGATGATCAATGATGCCGCCGTAAAGGGATTCTATTTGGATGGTGAAACACATGCCAAGTTTATGAAAGCGCGCCGTGAAAATACTCACGATTATGATATGCTCGT aaACGATGCTAAAAGGCAAAGAACTTGTTGA